The following proteins are co-located in the Pedobacter frigiditerrae genome:
- a CDS encoding glucose 1-dehydrogenase, translating to MKKLENKIAVITGASKGIGAGIAKSLAAAGASVVVNYASAKAGADQVVEEITAAGGKAIAIQGNVSNATDLAKLFDETNTTFGPVDILVNNAGVYQFGAIEEITAEDFHRQFDTNVLGLLLSTQGALKHFNTAGGSIINIGSAVTAITPVQSSIYTATKGAVDSITQVLAKELGTKNIRVNSINPGMVETEGTHTAGFIGSDFQKEAIASTPLGRGGNPDDIADIAVFLASEDARWLTGEILIASGGVR from the coding sequence ATGAAAAAATTAGAAAATAAAATAGCCGTAATTACAGGCGCATCAAAAGGTATTGGTGCAGGTATCGCTAAAAGTCTTGCAGCAGCAGGAGCAAGTGTAGTTGTAAATTATGCTTCGGCAAAAGCTGGTGCAGATCAGGTTGTTGAAGAAATTACTGCAGCAGGTGGCAAAGCAATCGCCATTCAGGGTAACGTAAGCAATGCAACAGATCTAGCCAAATTATTTGATGAGACCAATACGACTTTCGGTCCGGTTGATATCTTGGTAAATAATGCAGGAGTTTATCAATTTGGTGCCATCGAAGAAATTACGGCAGAAGACTTCCATCGACAGTTTGACACCAATGTACTTGGTTTGTTGTTAAGCACACAAGGCGCATTGAAACATTTCAATACAGCTGGTGGTAGCATCATTAACATTGGATCGGCTGTAACCGCCATTACACCTGTACAAAGTTCAATTTATACCGCAACCAAAGGTGCAGTTGATTCGATTACGCAAGTATTGGCTAAAGAACTAGGTACAAAAAATATCCGTGTAAACTCCATCAATCCAGGTATGGTAGAAACTGAAGGTACACATACTGCTGGTTTTATTGGTAGCGATTTTCAAAAAGAAGCCATTGCATCAACGCCTCTTGGTCGTGGTGGTAACCCAGATGATATTGCTGATATCGCAGTGTTTTTGGCATCGGAAGATGCTCGTTGGTTAACTGGAGAAATCCTGATTGCAAGTGGTGGTGTAAGGTAA
- a CDS encoding MOSC domain-containing protein, which yields MEKLYLSQLFVYPIKSLGGIALQQGNISTRGLEHDREWMLIDQEGTFITQRKHHQLALLQTSMTATTVTVQHKHHPDQNISFPIAEHLDLPIAVTVWDDHCTAFEVNTEVSQWFSIFLQMDVKLVKMLQTEKRIVDRRYALHEATVGFADAYPNLIIGESSLDLLNTKLAHQIGMDRFRPNLVFTGGDAHLEDELTEFSIGEVQFYSAKPCTRCVLITVNQQTGEKGQEPLKTLATYRNFGQKILFGQNIMHTNQGLLRIGDEMKIIKRR from the coding sequence ATGGAGAAACTTTACCTTTCACAGCTATTCGTCTACCCAATCAAATCACTGGGGGGCATTGCGCTTCAGCAGGGCAATATCAGTACTCGTGGACTTGAACATGACCGAGAATGGATGCTGATTGATCAAGAAGGCACTTTCATTACTCAACGAAAACACCACCAGCTTGCGCTCCTTCAAACAAGTATGACTGCTACCACAGTTACTGTGCAACATAAACACCACCCAGATCAAAACATTTCTTTTCCGATAGCCGAACACCTAGATTTGCCCATCGCAGTAACTGTATGGGATGATCATTGCACAGCTTTTGAAGTTAATACCGAGGTAAGCCAATGGTTTTCGATCTTCCTACAAATGGATGTCAAACTAGTAAAAATGCTACAAACAGAAAAACGTATAGTTGATCGGAGATATGCCTTGCATGAAGCAACCGTGGGTTTTGCAGACGCCTACCCTAACCTTATCATCGGAGAATCTTCATTAGACCTATTGAATACAAAGTTAGCGCATCAAATTGGCATGGATCGTTTTCGCCCTAACCTCGTCTTTACTGGTGGTGATGCACACCTTGAAGATGAGCTAACTGAATTTTCTATTGGTGAAGTTCAATTCTATAGCGCCAAACCTTGTACCCGATGTGTGCTGATCACCGTAAATCAACAGACAGGAGAAAAAGGTCAAGAGCCATTAAAAACATTGGCTACCTACAGGAATTTTGGTCAAAAAATACTATTCGGACAAAATATAATGCATACTAACCAAGGCTTATTACGCATTGGAGATGAGATGAAGATTATTAAAAGAAGATAG
- a CDS encoding YceI family protein gives MRKLFFALPALLLLASCGGSSTDSAKTTTEQTAAAQKGETLTLDTTGTSVDWKATHKGGLAPRWGKITLNSGSISVDKDSLTGGEFIVNLGSLKVDPASVTEKDKKVSDLEGHLKSPDFFDVAKYPTAKFVITKVEPFTGAQTSNLLADPNYLISGNLTLKDSTLNITFPAKVEVSATGVSATAKFVIDRSAWGINYKAEGSPENWMISKDVEIGLNLKAKK, from the coding sequence ATGAGAAAATTATTTTTTGCGCTACCGGCGCTACTTTTACTCGCATCTTGCGGAGGCTCTTCAACTGATAGTGCGAAAACAACTACGGAGCAAACAGCTGCAGCACAAAAAGGTGAGACCTTAACACTAGACACTACTGGTACTTCAGTTGATTGGAAAGCTACCCACAAAGGTGGTCTAGCTCCACGATGGGGAAAAATTACCCTCAATTCAGGTTCTATCTCAGTTGATAAGGATTCATTAACTGGTGGAGAGTTTATCGTTAACTTAGGTTCGCTAAAGGTAGATCCAGCTTCTGTTACTGAAAAAGATAAAAAAGTGAGTGATTTGGAAGGACATTTGAAAAGCCCTGATTTTTTCGATGTAGCTAAATATCCTACTGCAAAGTTCGTGATTACCAAAGTTGAACCGTTTACAGGCGCTCAAACATCCAACTTGTTAGCTGACCCTAACTATTTGATTAGTGGAAACCTGACCCTGAAAGACAGTACTTTGAACATCACATTTCCAGCCAAAGTAGAAGTTTCTGCTACGGGTGTTAGTGCAACTGCTAAGTTTGTAATTGATAGAAGTGCCTGGGGAATTAATTATAAAGCCGAGGGAAGTCCTGAAAACTGGATGATATCAAAAGACGTAGAAATTGGTTTGAACCTTAAGGCTAAAAAATAA
- a CDS encoding CHASE2 domain-containing protein, whose protein sequence is MFKYLFKRDTLFATIAVFIVMGFFSFIPINTHFLDPIHLALSDFDYNDLAYAKMHKNENTPTDTNIVIVNVGQGNRQDIAAMIVAVDAQNPKAIGVDILFNDKKDAVGDSLLSKLFSNNKKLIGAYNINAQGGRGYFYKQSANKGFANFVGQEEGVIRHFTPVDKKEQVPAFAVAVLKVADPNNYKGILKRKSTTEIINYKRKADKYLIIDGMDLIAGKAVPSVFAHKIVLLGYVSNSVNDVEDKHFTPMNEKYTGRALPDMNGVFIHANIIGMVQDQDYIHRMPAWLMWSIAFLLCWLHMSLFIKDYLDNHIWFHLLAKIAQIISAVFFVYIGLLFFHQFDTQMNMTATLAAIILAVDVLYFYEAFATWLHKKKGYKTIFTHKHD, encoded by the coding sequence ATGTTTAAATACCTTTTTAAAAGAGACACTTTATTTGCCACTATCGCCGTATTTATAGTGATGGGCTTTTTCTCTTTTATTCCTATCAATACCCATTTCTTGGATCCTATTCATTTGGCGCTGAGCGATTTCGATTATAATGATTTAGCCTATGCTAAAATGCATAAAAACGAAAATACGCCAACAGATACCAATATCGTGATTGTTAATGTTGGCCAAGGTAATAGACAAGACATAGCGGCAATGATTGTTGCTGTTGATGCACAAAACCCAAAGGCAATAGGCGTTGATATCTTGTTTAATGACAAAAAGGATGCAGTTGGAGATAGTCTATTATCAAAGCTGTTTAGCAACAATAAAAAATTAATAGGCGCCTATAATATCAATGCACAAGGTGGAAGAGGATATTTCTATAAACAAAGTGCAAATAAAGGTTTTGCCAATTTTGTTGGTCAGGAGGAAGGAGTAATTAGGCATTTTACGCCTGTTGATAAAAAAGAACAAGTGCCTGCATTTGCTGTTGCTGTATTAAAAGTTGCAGATCCTAATAACTATAAAGGAATCTTAAAACGCAAAAGCACCACAGAAATCATTAATTACAAACGCAAAGCGGATAAATACTTAATTATTGATGGAATGGATTTAATTGCTGGCAAAGCAGTTCCAAGTGTGTTCGCTCATAAGATTGTGTTGTTGGGTTATGTTTCTAACAGTGTAAATGATGTAGAGGATAAACACTTTACACCAATGAACGAGAAATATACTGGTAGAGCATTGCCGGATATGAATGGTGTCTTTATACACGCTAATATCATCGGTATGGTGCAAGATCAGGACTATATACATAGGATGCCAGCTTGGTTGATGTGGAGCATAGCCTTTTTGCTTTGCTGGTTGCACATGTCATTATTTATTAAGGATTATTTAGACAACCATATTTGGTTTCATTTGTTAGCTAAAATAGCGCAAATCATCTCGGCGGTGTTTTTTGTGTATATTGGATTGTTGTTCTTCCATCAGTTTGATACGCAGATGAACATGACCGCTACATTAGCTGCTATTATTTTAGCGGTAGATGTATTGTACTTCTACGAGGCATTTGCTACTTGGTTACATAAGAAAAAAGGATATAAAACCATTTTTACGCACAAACATGATTAG
- a CDS encoding GntR family transcriptional regulator — MKPEDLIAHISVDEYSSTPKYKQLTNAILSAIASGKLKKNSLLPSINELSFQLEISRDTAEKGYRHLRKLGVVESVPGKGYFIVNTDFARTLKICLLFNKLSTHKKIIYDSFTKAIGEQAVIDFYIYNNDFALFKKLLISKKSDYSHFVIIPHFNEGGDNAPDIINTIPKEKLIILDKLLPGITGEYGAVYENFSQDIYAALEQALSKLSNYHTLKIIFPKDSYFPKEILTGFYRFCQQYAFNHKVIHNIKEEEINVGEVYINLMEDDLVILIERLIALQLKIGKDVGVISYNETPLKRIILDGVTTISTDFKQLGEQAANLILENKTDKIEVPFYLNLRNSL, encoded by the coding sequence TTGAAACCAGAAGATTTAATAGCACATATCAGCGTTGATGAGTACTCATCGACACCTAAATATAAGCAGTTAACCAACGCCATCTTATCTGCTATAGCAAGTGGTAAGTTAAAGAAAAACAGCCTTTTACCTTCTATTAACGAGCTAAGTTTCCAATTAGAAATTTCTAGGGATACCGCAGAAAAGGGCTACAGGCACTTGCGTAAATTAGGTGTGGTAGAATCTGTTCCTGGTAAGGGTTATTTTATAGTGAATACGGATTTTGCCAGAACATTAAAGATTTGTTTATTGTTCAACAAACTTTCTACACACAAAAAAATCATATACGATTCATTTACAAAAGCAATTGGGGAGCAAGCGGTAATCGATTTTTACATTTACAACAATGACTTCGCCCTGTTTAAAAAATTGCTGATTAGTAAAAAGAGCGACTATTCTCATTTTGTCATTATTCCACACTTTAATGAGGGAGGAGATAATGCACCAGATATCATTAATACTATCCCAAAAGAGAAATTAATTATCCTTGATAAGTTATTGCCGGGTATTACAGGAGAATATGGTGCAGTGTACGAAAACTTTTCTCAAGATATTTATGCGGCATTAGAGCAAGCCTTAAGTAAATTATCTAATTATCATACCTTAAAAATCATTTTCCCTAAAGACAGTTATTTCCCAAAAGAAATTTTAACAGGCTTTTATAGGTTTTGTCAGCAGTATGCCTTTAACCACAAGGTGATTCATAATATTAAGGAAGAAGAAATTAATGTGGGCGAAGTGTACATTAACCTAATGGAAGACGATCTGGTGATTTTAATTGAAAGATTAATCGCCCTACAACTAAAAATAGGGAAGGATGTGGGCGTGATTTCTTATAACGAAACGCCATTAAAACGCATTATACTGGATGGTGTAACTACCATCTCTACAGATTTTAAACAATTAGGTGAACAAGCCGCAAACTTGATATTAGAAAACAAGACAGATAAGATAGAGGTTCCATTTTATTTGAATTTGAGGAATTCTTTGTAA
- a CDS encoding FGGY-family carbohydrate kinase: MSKPVIAIFDVGKTNKKLFLIDEEYNIVFERAARFIETEDEDGEPCENLDSLISSVHDSLAQVMQMNEFEIKAINFSTYGASFVYLDENGEPLTPLYNYLKAYPEDLQQEFYAKYGGEEKVSLETASPVLGSLNSGLQLYRIKKERPELYNKIKYALHLPQYLSYLITNKAVADITSIGCHTHLWDFSKNQYHQWVIDEGLVEKFGEFTPGDTSSITEYKGEKFNVGVGLHDSSAALIPYLANFDTPFVLLSTGTWCIALNPFNQEPLTAEQLKKDCLCYMHFKGKAVKASRIFAGNEHEQQLKRIAEHYDRAAYLFKHLKFNPGLFLKLSTKLPENANPQTEFAAVSAFVARDLSLFKTAEEAYHQLIFDLVKQQTYSLKLILNEGVKRIFVDGGFGKNAIYMHLLSIAFPHIEVYASSVSQATAIGTALAINDVWNTNPVPTDIIQLKYYSAIQRTL, encoded by the coding sequence ATGTCTAAACCCGTAATAGCAATCTTTGATGTCGGAAAAACCAATAAAAAGTTATTCCTGATTGATGAAGAGTATAACATTGTTTTCGAAAGAGCGGCTCGTTTTATAGAAACAGAAGATGAAGATGGCGAGCCTTGTGAAAACTTGGATAGCCTGATATCTTCAGTTCATGATTCTTTGGCGCAAGTGATGCAAATGAATGAGTTTGAAATTAAAGCGATTAATTTCTCTACTTATGGAGCAAGTTTTGTTTACTTGGATGAAAATGGAGAACCATTAACACCACTTTACAATTACTTAAAAGCTTATCCAGAAGATTTGCAACAAGAATTTTATGCCAAATATGGAGGTGAAGAAAAGGTTTCCCTAGAAACCGCTTCTCCTGTTTTAGGTAGCTTAAATTCTGGCTTACAGCTGTATCGCATTAAAAAAGAGCGACCAGAATTATACAATAAAATAAAATACGCCCTTCACCTGCCACAGTATTTAAGTTATTTAATTACAAATAAAGCAGTTGCTGATATTACTAGCATCGGTTGCCATACCCACTTGTGGGATTTTAGCAAAAACCAATATCACCAATGGGTAATTGATGAGGGTTTAGTTGAGAAGTTTGGCGAATTTACACCTGGAGATACAAGCTCCATAACCGAATATAAAGGTGAGAAATTTAACGTAGGGGTAGGGCTTCACGATAGTTCTGCTGCCTTAATTCCTTATTTAGCTAACTTTGATACGCCATTTGTATTGCTTTCTACTGGAACTTGGTGTATTGCTTTAAATCCTTTTAATCAAGAGCCATTAACTGCCGAACAATTAAAAAAGGATTGTTTGTGTTACATGCACTTTAAGGGGAAGGCAGTAAAAGCATCAAGGATTTTTGCAGGAAACGAACATGAGCAACAGTTAAAAAGAATTGCAGAGCATTATGACAGGGCTGCTTATCTTTTTAAGCACCTGAAATTTAATCCAGGTTTGTTCTTGAAGCTAAGCACCAAGTTGCCTGAAAATGCCAACCCACAAACAGAGTTCGCAGCAGTTTCCGCATTTGTTGCTAGGGATTTAAGTTTGTTTAAAACCGCAGAAGAAGCTTATCACCAGTTGATTTTTGATTTAGTGAAACAGCAAACCTATTCATTGAAGTTGATTTTAAATGAAGGGGTAAAAAGGATTTTTGTGGATGGTGGTTTTGGTAAGAATGCTATTTACATGCACTTATTGTCAATCGCATTCCCTCATATAGAAGTTTATGCTTCATCGGTTTCGCAAGCAACAGCAATTGGTACAGCATTAGCCATTAACGATGTGTGGAACACTAATCCAGTACCAACAGACATTATTCAATTGAAATATTATTCGGCCATACAGCGAACGTTGTAA
- a CDS encoding sugar isomerase, translating to MNIEKNQIEQHNDALSSTHQQRFNNLKSEWSHIDIEAILKKLVDFQIAIPSWALGTGGTRFGRFATGGGEPTNLEQKIEDVGLLHALNNSSGAISLHIPWDIPQNPEQIKSLAAGYGLKFDAVNSNTFQDQPGSPVSYKFGSLQHVDKAVRKQAIEHNIEVIKQGVALGSQSLTVWLADGSCFPGQLNFRQAFENTLSSLQEIYAALPSDWKMFVEYKAYEPNFYSTTVGDWGQSLLYANKLGDKAYTLVDLGHHLPNANIEQIVSLLLMEGKLGGFHFNDSKYGDDDLTTGSIKPYQLFLIFNELVEGMDAKGMDHATGLGWMIDASHNVKDPLEDLLQSIEAIMIAYAQALLVDRKALVAAQQNNDVVACQEILQHTFRSDLRALVAEARLRAGAALSPLNLYRSLGCRKTLIQQRGQNTVATGL from the coding sequence ATGAACATTGAGAAAAATCAAATAGAACAACACAACGACGCTCTTTCAAGCACTCATCAACAAAGATTTAATAACTTAAAAAGTGAGTGGTCACATATCGATATTGAAGCAATCCTTAAAAAACTAGTAGATTTTCAGATTGCTATCCCTAGTTGGGCTTTAGGAACTGGAGGTACACGTTTCGGACGTTTTGCAACTGGTGGTGGTGAGCCAACAAATTTGGAACAGAAGATTGAAGATGTAGGTTTATTGCATGCTTTAAATAACTCAAGTGGTGCAATTTCTTTACACATTCCATGGGATATCCCTCAAAACCCTGAGCAAATTAAAAGTTTGGCAGCTGGCTACGGATTAAAATTCGATGCAGTAAACTCAAACACATTCCAAGACCAACCAGGTTCTCCAGTAAGTTATAAATTTGGTTCGTTGCAACATGTAGATAAAGCAGTTCGCAAGCAAGCAATTGAACATAACATCGAAGTAATTAAACAAGGTGTTGCATTAGGTTCACAGTCTTTAACCGTTTGGTTAGCAGATGGTTCTTGCTTTCCTGGTCAATTAAACTTCAGACAAGCTTTTGAGAACACTTTAAGCAGTTTGCAAGAAATTTATGCAGCATTACCATCAGATTGGAAAATGTTTGTAGAGTATAAAGCTTATGAACCTAACTTCTATTCAACAACTGTTGGAGATTGGGGTCAATCGTTATTATATGCTAACAAATTAGGCGATAAAGCTTATACCTTGGTAGATTTAGGTCACCATTTACCAAATGCAAATATTGAGCAAATTGTTTCTTTATTGTTAATGGAAGGTAAGTTAGGCGGTTTCCACTTTAACGATTCTAAATATGGTGATGATGATTTAACCACTGGAAGTATCAAACCTTATCAATTGTTCTTAATCTTTAATGAATTGGTTGAAGGTATGGATGCAAAAGGTATGGACCACGCAACTGGCTTAGGCTGGATGATTGACGCCTCTCACAATGTGAAAGATCCTCTAGAAGACTTATTACAATCAATTGAAGCCATCATGATTGCTTATGCACAAGCATTATTGGTTGATAGAAAAGCCTTGGTAGCTGCACAACAAAACAACGATGTGGTTGCTTGTCAGGAGATTTTACAACACACCTTCCGTAGCGATTTAAGAGCATTAGTAGCTGAAGCAAGATTAAGAGCAGGTGCAGCCTTGTCTCCATTAAATTTATATCGTAGTTTAGGGTGTAGAAAAACATTAATCCAGCAACGCGGACAAAATACCGTAGCTACAGGTTTATAA
- a CDS encoding bifunctional aldolase/short-chain dehydrogenase, whose product MSIDTKSYKYVSYLWDDAEAAKLAGDEVALLIYRSNLLGADLRLTNYGGGNTSCKLQEKDPLTGLETEVMWVKGSGGDLGTLKKSGLAALYVDRLRSLKNIYRGVEHEDEMVELFNHCIFDLSSKAPSIDTPLHGFLPFAHIDHLHPDAAIAIAAAKDGKAITEKLFNGTIGWVEWKKPGFELGLSLKKCLDENPGIRGIMLGSHGLFTWGDTAYESYINTLDVIEICSEYLNENYGKKGPVFGGQKIESAAEDLRKKQAAALAPVLRGLCSSKQHMIGHFTDDARVLEFINSNDLSRLAPMGTSCPDHFLRTKISPLVLDLASDADLSDVAALKASLTPAFEAYRQMYTDYYETCKHPNSPAIRDTNPVVILYPGIGMFTFSKDKQTARVAAEFYTNAINVMKGAEAISEYTSLPHQEAFNIEYWLLEEAKLQRMPKPKPLTGKIALITGSAGGIGKAIAKKFVAEGGVVILNDMNAERLEEAGAEFLKLYGKDAYSTAVLNVTSADDINTAFDSAALAFGGIDIVINNAGLSISKSIADHGEKDWDLLYDVLVKGQFFVTQAATATMKKQDIGGDIINIVSKNALVSGPNNAGYGSAKAAQLHLSRLNAAELGADNIRVNVVNPDAVISDSNIWAGGWAEGRAKAYGITVAELPAYYAKRTLLNQIILPDDIANACFVFVGGLLSKSTGNMLNVDGGVAMAFAR is encoded by the coding sequence ATGTCAATCGATACAAAGAGTTATAAATACGTAAGTTATTTATGGGATGATGCTGAGGCTGCAAAACTAGCAGGTGATGAAGTTGCCTTATTAATTTATCGTTCTAATTTATTAGGTGCAGATTTACGCTTAACCAATTACGGTGGTGGTAATACTTCTTGCAAGTTGCAAGAAAAAGACCCATTAACTGGTTTAGAAACCGAAGTAATGTGGGTTAAGGGTTCTGGTGGCGATTTAGGTACTTTGAAAAAAAGTGGCTTAGCGGCACTTTACGTTGATAGATTAAGAAGTCTTAAAAATATTTATCGTGGTGTAGAACACGAAGATGAAATGGTTGAATTATTTAACCACTGTATTTTCGATTTAAGTTCTAAAGCACCTTCAATTGATACGCCACTACATGGGTTCTTGCCTTTTGCGCATATCGACCACTTACACCCAGATGCAGCTATTGCAATTGCAGCAGCTAAAGATGGTAAGGCAATTACGGAAAAGCTTTTCAATGGTACAATTGGTTGGGTTGAATGGAAAAAACCAGGCTTTGAATTAGGTCTATCTCTAAAGAAATGTTTAGATGAAAATCCAGGCATTAGAGGTATCATGTTAGGTTCTCATGGTCTATTCACTTGGGGTGATACAGCTTACGAAAGTTATATCAATACTTTAGATGTAATTGAGATTTGCTCAGAATACCTAAATGAGAATTACGGTAAAAAAGGTCCAGTTTTCGGAGGACAAAAAATAGAAAGTGCCGCTGAAGATTTACGTAAAAAACAAGCAGCTGCTTTAGCACCAGTTTTACGTGGTTTATGTTCTTCGAAACAACACATGATCGGTCACTTTACTGATGATGCTAGGGTATTGGAATTCATTAACTCGAATGACTTAAGTCGCTTAGCACCAATGGGTACTAGTTGCCCAGACCACTTCTTACGTACAAAGATAAGTCCGTTGGTTTTAGATTTAGCTAGCGATGCAGATTTATCTGATGTTGCTGCTTTAAAAGCAAGTTTAACACCAGCTTTTGAAGCTTACAGACAAATGTATACGGATTATTACGAGACCTGTAAACATCCAAATAGCCCTGCTATTCGCGATACCAATCCTGTAGTAATTTTATATCCAGGTATTGGCATGTTTACTTTTTCTAAAGATAAACAAACAGCAAGGGTAGCTGCAGAATTCTATACCAATGCCATTAACGTAATGAAGGGTGCTGAAGCAATTTCTGAGTACACCTCATTGCCACATCAAGAAGCATTTAACATCGAATATTGGTTGTTAGAGGAAGCTAAATTACAACGTATGCCTAAGCCGAAACCGTTAACAGGTAAAATAGCCTTAATTACGGGTAGTGCAGGCGGAATTGGAAAAGCAATTGCTAAAAAGTTCGTTGCAGAAGGCGGTGTTGTTATTTTAAATGACATGAACGCAGAGCGATTGGAAGAAGCAGGAGCAGAGTTCTTAAAATTATATGGTAAAGATGCTTACAGCACAGCGGTTTTAAACGTAACTAGCGCTGATGATATCAATACAGCTTTCGATTCAGCAGCTTTAGCTTTCGGTGGAATTGATATTGTAATCAATAATGCAGGTTTATCAATCTCTAAATCAATTGCTGATCACGGCGAAAAAGATTGGGATTTATTGTATGATGTATTGGTGAAAGGACAATTCTTTGTTACTCAAGCTGCTACAGCAACAATGAAAAAACAAGATATTGGTGGCGACATCATTAACATTGTAAGTAAAAATGCTTTAGTAAGCGGACCAAATAATGCAGGTTACGGCAGTGCAAAAGCAGCTCAATTACATTTAAGTAGGTTAAATGCGGCAGAATTAGGTGCGGATAATATCCGTGTAAATGTGGTAAATCCAGATGCTGTAATTAGCGATAGTAATATTTGGGCAGGTGGCTGGGCAGAAGGTAGAGCAAAAGCATACGGCATTACCGTTGCAGAATTGCCTGCTTATTATGCAAAACGTACCTTGTTAAATCAAATTATATTACCAGATGATATTGCAAATGCTTGTTTTGTATTTGTAGGTGGCTTGCTAAGTAAATCTACAGGAAACATGTTAAATGTTGATGGTGGCGTAGCAATGGCATTCGCTAGATAA
- the rhaT gene encoding L-rhamnose/proton symporter RhaT, which translates to MQAILGVFFHFIGGFASGSFYIPYKKVKGWSWESYWIVGGIFSWLIVPPLAAYLTVPDFTDFLSSTTGSVLLLTYFFGVLWGIGGLTYGLGVRYLGVSLGSSIILGLCMVLGSILPSIYFDVFPKEGKDTFTMFLTTDWGQMVLLGLVVCVIGIIICGKAGMMKEKQLKTAVTDPHGLEVKTEYKFGLGLFVGIVSGVLSACFNFGIEAGKPISDAVNTVWKAANPTETTNFLYSNNVTYIVILWGGLTTNFIWCMILNARNKTFGDYTNAKTPLLKNYIFSALAGTTWFLQFFFYGMGESKMGNGASSWILHMAFIILIANAWGLILKEWKGVSKGTLITIIVGIATIILSVLIVGYGNSIKV; encoded by the coding sequence ATGCAAGCAATTTTAGGTGTTTTCTTTCATTTTATCGGTGGCTTTGCCTCTGGTAGTTTTTACATTCCGTACAAAAAAGTTAAAGGCTGGTCGTGGGAAAGTTATTGGATAGTAGGTGGTATCTTTTCATGGTTAATTGTTCCACCATTGGCAGCTTATTTAACTGTTCCAGATTTTACAGACTTTTTAAGTAGCACAACTGGAAGCGTTTTATTGCTAACTTATTTCTTTGGTGTTTTATGGGGTATTGGAGGATTAACCTATGGATTAGGCGTTCGTTACCTTGGTGTTTCACTGGGTAGTTCTATTATTTTAGGACTTTGCATGGTGCTAGGTTCAATATTACCATCAATATATTTTGATGTTTTCCCAAAAGAAGGTAAAGACACTTTTACGATGTTTTTGACAACGGATTGGGGTCAGATGGTACTATTAGGATTGGTAGTTTGTGTGATAGGAATTATCATTTGCGGTAAAGCCGGAATGATGAAAGAAAAACAGTTAAAAACAGCTGTTACCGATCCTCATGGTTTAGAAGTTAAAACTGAATATAAATTCGGATTAGGTTTATTTGTAGGTATCGTTTCAGGTGTATTAAGTGCTTGTTTCAATTTTGGTATCGAAGCTGGAAAGCCAATTTCTGATGCCGTAAATACGGTTTGGAAAGCAGCTAATCCTACTGAAACCACTAATTTCCTTTATTCAAATAACGTTACTTATATCGTTATCCTTTGGGGTGGTTTAACAACCAACTTTATTTGGTGTATGATTTTAAATGCTAGAAATAAAACTTTTGGAGATTATACCAATGCAAAAACTCCATTGTTAAAAAATTATATCTTTTCAGCATTAGCTGGAACAACATGGTTCTTACAATTCTTCTTTTATGGCATGGGCGAGAGCAAAATGGGTAATGGTGCAAGTTCTTGGATTTTGCACATGGCGTTCATCATTTTAATTGCAAACGCTTGGGGGCTAATTTTAAAAGAATGGAAAGGTGTGTCAAAAGGTACATTAATTACAATTATAGTAGGTATAGCTACGATTATCTTATCTGTATTAATTGTAGGTTACGGAAATTCAATTAAGGTTTAA